The following nucleotide sequence is from Trifolium pratense cultivar HEN17-A07 linkage group LG2, ARS_RC_1.1, whole genome shotgun sequence.
aTTATAGGAAAGATTTGATAGGGAAGGTCACAGTTCAATATCCCGCAACTACGATTAGAGAGGGTCAAAACCACTTGATTTTTGGGTAGAAAATTATGCATCCGTATTTTTGGGTAGAAAATTATGCATCAATTAATTATTTCACAACAAATTTGTACTAACAtgctaaattttttaatagattggCATTTGCAATAAATTCagtcaaaacaaaaaagtattttcaataaaataaagcaaacaTCCGTCAAAAAaatatggagaatgttaacttgtgcccttaaggcacatgttaagaaagcaaaaatagaaattattaaatgctaatttgtgcattttgacttttgaagcattaaatttcttgtatcattaaatgatgaatttctattttggtatatcttaacatgtgccctaagggcacatgttaacaagacccaaaaaatattaataaagcaaacaaaaaaaatagaatattctcacaccaaaataaaataaaatagaatattCTAGAAGATGGTTTAACTaattagggtcatgctaaccggtgcccccgaggcactggttaaggaaaccaaaattagaaagttttgaaaagaaaataacactttttaaactttcgagaagttgactgcacaaattccaatgtcaaattactatttttgcatccttaactagtgtcccggggacactgtttagcattttccaactAATTAACCCTAAACTCTAAATTAAGGGTGTTATTATTAGgaaaaatcataataaattcagtcgaaaaataataaattcaatCTAATAACTAACTTAACGCGGAAGCAAAGTTGGTTACCATAGTAAGGAAAGATACTATGCGTTTCACCACCCTTCGTTTTTCTCTCTTACAATTAATTCTTTCCTATTTCCACGAACCGCCTCAATTTTCCTTCCGCTTATAAAACCCAATCATAACTCACCAATTTCTCATTCCCAATTTTCTCCCCTTCAAAACCTAACCCTAAAACCACACACAAACTTCAATCAATTCACCGATCAACCATGGCCGCCGAATCACCACAACAATTGGTACGCATCTCTAATTCAATCATCGATTTCAATTTTCATAtgtttttttctaattttctaGGGTTCTAACTTTTtctaattgattttgattttgtttttgtttaattgaaGGTTGAGGAGAATCATCATACCACCgaagaagaacaacaaaaactcaagtacCTTGAATTCGTGCAATTCGCAACAATTCAAGCCTTGATGCGATGCGCGATCTTGTATGCTTACGCTAAGGAGCGTTCCGGTCCACTCAAACCTGGCGTCGACACCGTAGAAGAAGCTGTGAAAACCGTCGTAGGTCCAGTTTACGACAAATTCCATCAAGTTCCAACTGAGCTTCTCAAATACGTTGATCGTAAGGTTGATGAATCTGTTGCTGAGATAGATCGTCATGTTCCTACTAACGTGAAGAAGGTTTCATCTCAAGCTAGATCTGTTGTTACTGAAGTTCGTCGTACCGGAGTTGTTGAATCTGCTTCTGGATTGGCGAAAACTGTTTATGATAAATATGAACCTAAAGCTGAACAGTGTGCTGTTTCTGCTTGGAAGAAGTTGAATCAGCTTCCACTTTTTCCTCAGGTTGCAAACGCTGTTTTGCCTAAAGCTGCTTATTGTAGTGAGAAGTATAATGAAGCTGTTGCTTTGAGTGCTGAGAAAGGTTATAGAGTTTCTGCTTATCTTCCATTGGTTCCTACTGAGAAGATTGCTAAGGTTTTCGCTGCTTAAtcgattatgattatgatttcCGTTGTTGATTTCTGTTGCGCCAGATTGTTCTTTAcagttattttgtttgtttgattgtttagttttattttgattttccaGATATTTGGGAATGAGAAACtgtttttagtttgtttttagTTTTCTGGTGTGGATATTGACAGTCAATGGAATCattttctataacaatatagtttgattttaattctgttgtgtttgtttataatgtgttatatattttaatcataGAAATTTATAATACCTTGATATAGTTTTTGATTAATTTGAGGAAAATTGAAGCTCATTGTATAATTGAGTTTTGAATCTCATTCAAAATAAGCTTGAGAGTCAAGGACTTGCTATTGTTAGAGGAAAGAATCTCAAGGGGTTAGGGTTAGAGGTTATCACTTGCGAACAAATAGTAATGATTAATGAAACa
It contains:
- the LOC123907097 gene encoding stress-related protein, which translates into the protein MAAESPQQLVEENHHTTEEEQQKLKYLEFVQFATIQALMRCAILYAYAKERSGPLKPGVDTVEEAVKTVVGPVYDKFHQVPTELLKYVDRKVDESVAEIDRHVPTNVKKVSSQARSVVTEVRRTGVVESASGLAKTVYDKYEPKAEQCAVSAWKKLNQLPLFPQVANAVLPKAAYCSEKYNEAVALSAEKGYRVSAYLPLVPTEKIAKVFAA